One window of the Gammaproteobacteria bacterium CG11_big_fil_rev_8_21_14_0_20_46_22 genome contains the following:
- a CDS encoding single-stranded DNA-binding protein translates to MSNGSVNKVILIGNLGNDPEVRYMPNGNPVATLSIATSASWKDRDSGEKQTRTEWHRVVLFNKLGEIAGQYLKKGSKVYIEGELRTRKWQDKSGQDRYTTEVVGNEMQMLSGRGQEGGAHSGNAPSQSAPQHSAPDAGEFDDDIPF, encoded by the coding sequence ATGTCAAATGGCAGCGTAAATAAAGTCATTTTAATTGGTAACCTCGGCAACGACCCAGAAGTTCGCTACATGCCTAACGGCAATCCTGTGGCCACACTTTCCATCGCTACCAGCGCCTCATGGAAAGATCGGGATTCTGGCGAAAAACAAACGCGCACCGAATGGCATCGCGTGGTTTTGTTCAATAAGCTGGGTGAAATTGCCGGCCAATATCTTAAGAAAGGCAGCAAGGTTTATATCGAAGGCGAACTTCGCACACGTAAATGGCAAGATAAAAGCGGGCAAGATCGCTACACCACAGAAGTTGTTGGCAATGAAATGCAAATGCTTTCCGGTCGTGGGCAAGAAGGGGGAGCGCACAGCGGTAACGCGCCATCACAAAGCGCGCCACAACACAGCGCACCTGATGCCGGTGAATTCGACGACGACATTCCTTTCTAG
- a CDS encoding MFS transporter produces the protein MNPQERLSVQSIALIYAFRMMGLFMIYPTFSYFAKSLPGSTPFLIGLALGIYGLTQALLQIPFGTLSDRVGRKPILFLGLALFALGSLIAGSSHSMTGIIVGRAVQGAGAVGSTLTALVADSTRDEHRLKAMSIVGMTIGLSFCIALVLGPLFNGWIGISGIFDLTCGLALLAMLILWLLVPSSKQIKRHRDTRVNSKSLSRMIRHPELLRLDISVFLLHATLTVTFLALPITLHLNAGLSLGHEWIVYLPVMILSFFGMVPMIILAEARDRMKQMMILAIVFIALAQGLLWPLHSSSFLTAVLLWFYFTGFIFMEASLPSMVSKTAPLAGKGAALGIFSTSQFLGIFFGGLLGGAIFHQGGVDTLFIFGLILALLWLVLVIFMPAVRHLSTKIYHLPEHHDALDTLCKKTQGIDDFVIDNQEKTLYLKVDKRVFDEQTFTQSMNQGA, from the coding sequence ATGAACCCACAAGAACGCCTATCCGTCCAATCCATTGCCCTAATTTATGCCTTTCGCATGATGGGGCTGTTCATGATCTACCCCACATTCTCTTATTTCGCGAAAAGCCTACCGGGTAGTACGCCGTTTTTGATTGGCTTAGCGCTCGGTATCTACGGTTTAACGCAAGCCTTGCTGCAAATTCCTTTTGGCACACTGTCTGACCGTGTCGGACGCAAGCCGATCTTATTCCTTGGGCTAGCTTTATTTGCCCTGGGCAGCTTGATTGCCGGCAGCTCGCACAGCATGACCGGTATCATCGTCGGCCGCGCGGTGCAAGGTGCGGGCGCCGTGGGCTCAACGCTCACCGCACTCGTCGCTGATAGCACACGAGATGAACACCGCCTAAAAGCCATGTCGATTGTGGGCATGACGATTGGCTTATCGTTTTGTATCGCATTAGTCCTCGGGCCTTTATTCAACGGCTGGATCGGCATCTCGGGTATCTTTGACCTCACCTGCGGCCTGGCCTTATTAGCCATGCTGATTCTTTGGTTGCTTGTGCCCAGCAGCAAGCAAATCAAACGCCATAGAGACACGCGGGTGAACAGCAAAAGCTTGTCTCGCATGATTCGCCACCCTGAATTACTGCGCCTGGATATCAGCGTGTTTTTATTGCACGCTACACTCACCGTCACCTTTCTCGCACTGCCAATCACCTTGCATTTAAATGCGGGCTTGTCGCTGGGGCATGAATGGATAGTGTATTTGCCGGTGATGATTTTATCCTTCTTTGGCATGGTGCCGATGATTATTTTGGCCGAAGCACGAGACCGCATGAAACAGATGATGATTCTAGCCATTGTTTTTATTGCTCTGGCTCAAGGCTTGTTATGGCCTTTGCATAGCTCGAGCTTCTTAACCGCCGTGCTATTGTGGTTTTATTTCACAGGATTTATTTTCATGGAAGCGAGCCTGCCTTCCATGGTCTCCAAAACCGCGCCCTTAGCCGGAAAAGGTGCGGCACTCGGTATTTTCTCGACCTCACAATTTTTAGGCATCTTTTTTGGTGGGCTTTTGGGGGGTGCGATTTTCCACCAAGGGGGCGTGGACACCCTGTTTATTTTCGGCCTAATCCTTGCACTGCTTTGGCTCGTTCTGGTAATCTTTATGCCGGCTGTTCGCCACTTAAGCACAAAAATCTACCACCTTCCTGAGCACCATGACGCACTCGATACTCTGTGTAAAAAAACCCAGGGCATCGATGATTTTGTCATCGACAATCAGGAAAAGACACTATATCTTAAGGTCGATAAACGTGTGTTTGACGAACAGACATTTACTCAATCGATGAATCAAGGAGCATAA
- a CDS encoding MFS transporter: MPKGVVAIYFIQLFSTCSFAVLFASLVLYMRQKLGLPSTAANTLTGVYFAYNFALHLLSGFIGGRLFSYRGLITIGIVFQLIGCLFLSHPTINALYYGLTGMLVGTGTIVTCINMSLSQLFKSDDPRREAIFFWNYSGMNIGFVLGFSLVGYFQMSVNYSELFIASALINIVAGFCLAINWRTMKDKHTIYAERSLSEKRRSRLLGLLVIAIMLPSLHYLLQHARLSDDIVLTFAVFMYGWILYQAFRHQGRKRSNLLAFFLLLCAALMFFIIYQLAPMGITLFAQYNVNRHVMGVDIMPGWIQNINSLTIIIGGPLLAIFFKRLRSKGRRITVAHQYAAGLIFCALGLFFIPWGIKAASHAGYVTFYWLFFYCIFQAFAELCISPVGYSMVGLLVPKRLQSITMGTVLLNTGVAAVLASKLSNLALGPSKSHNPLVTNPSFSHVFTTLGWTTLAFAVVVTLLIPLFKRWITPLSVSN; encoded by the coding sequence ATGCCAAAAGGCGTGGTCGCTATTTACTTCATCCAACTTTTCTCAACCTGCAGCTTTGCCGTTTTATTTGCATCACTGGTCTTGTACATGCGCCAGAAGCTTGGCTTACCGAGCACAGCAGCTAACACACTCACGGGCGTGTACTTCGCTTACAACTTTGCACTGCATTTATTATCGGGTTTTATCGGCGGGCGACTCTTTAGCTACCGCGGGCTCATCACCATCGGCATTGTTTTTCAACTCATTGGCTGCTTGTTTTTATCGCACCCCACCATTAACGCGCTTTACTACGGTCTAACCGGCATGCTGGTCGGTACCGGCACGATTGTCACTTGCATCAACATGAGCTTGTCACAATTGTTTAAATCGGACGACCCACGCCGCGAAGCCATTTTCTTTTGGAACTATAGCGGCATGAACATCGGTTTCGTGCTCGGCTTTAGCTTGGTGGGTTACTTTCAAATGTCGGTCAACTATTCAGAGTTGTTTATCGCCTCAGCCTTAATCAACATCGTTGCAGGCTTTTGTCTCGCCATTAACTGGCGCACCATGAAAGACAAGCACACTATCTACGCAGAACGTAGCTTGAGCGAGAAGCGCCGCTCACGCCTACTGGGCTTACTGGTCATTGCTATCATGCTGCCCTCTTTGCATTATCTTTTGCAACATGCTCGCTTAAGTGATGACATCGTACTGACCTTCGCCGTGTTCATGTACGGCTGGATTTTATATCAAGCCTTTCGTCATCAGGGTCGAAAACGCAGCAACCTACTGGCTTTCTTTTTATTGCTCTGCGCCGCCTTGATGTTTTTCATCATCTATCAGCTTGCGCCGATGGGCATCACCTTGTTTGCCCAATACAATGTCAACCGCCATGTGATGGGTGTTGATATTATGCCGGGCTGGATTCAAAACATTAACTCGCTCACCATCATTATCGGCGGACCCTTATTGGCCATATTTTTCAAACGTCTTCGAAGCAAAGGTCGACGCATTACTGTGGCTCACCAGTATGCTGCCGGCCTGATCTTTTGCGCGCTTGGTTTGTTTTTTATTCCCTGGGGTATCAAAGCAGCCAGCCATGCCGGTTATGTGACTTTTTATTGGTTGTTCTTCTACTGTATTTTCCAGGCGTTTGCCGAGCTTTGCATTTCACCCGTGGGATATTCTATGGTCGGGCTTTTAGTCCCTAAACGTTTGCAAAGTATCACCATGGGCACCGTGTTACTTAACACGGGTGTAGCCGCGGTGCTCGCCAGCAAACTTTCAAATTTGGCGCTCGGCCCAAGCAAAAGCCATAATCCTTTGGTTACCAACCCAAGCTTTAGCCACGTGTTCACCACGCTGGGCTGGACAACATTAGCTTTTGCTGTTGTTGTAACCTTACTCATTCCGCTCTTTAAACGCTGGATTACGCCGCTGTCGGTATCGAATTAG
- a CDS encoding excinuclease ABC subunit A, with protein sequence MSHIHIQGAKTHNLKNISLSIPRDKLVVITGLSGSGKSSLAFDTLYAEGQRRYVESLSSYARQFLSMMEKPDVEQIEGLSPAISIEQKSTSHNPRSTVGTVTEIYDYLRLLYARVGVPRCPVHDEPLEAQTISQMVDTVLGLPEDTKLMLLAPVVQNRKGEHVKLFQELQAKGFVRARVNGEVYELDDVPSLDLRKKHNIEVVVDRLKVRPDLQQRLAESFETTVELGQGLAKVLLMDDNRELLFSAKYACPHCGYSLTELEPRLFSFNSPAGACETCDGLGVEQVFDESRVVHDENLSLAGGAIRGWDRKNVYYYGLLSSLAAHYGFDMTVPYKKLPQKIKDVILFGSGDEKIALSFDSKTIRDRKSKYEGVIPNMYRRYHESDSIAVREELAKYLISRACDTCGGARLNQAARHVFVGKLPLHHLSALSVRDAQLYCQSLALTGHRKEIASRILKEIEARLGFLIDVGLDYLTLDRSAETLSGGEAQRIRLASQIGSGLVGVMYILDEPSIGLHQRDNERLLKTLLYLRDLGNTVIVVEHDEDAIRAADYIIDIGPRAGVHGGEVVACGSLDDIKKAKRSLTGEYLSGKRKIEVPKRRTPVVSNRQLTIKNARENNLQNVTVNIPIGLLTCVTGVSGSGKSSLINDTLYPRAAFELNRASALNMGAHDGVDGLYMLDKVVDIDQSPIGRTPRSNPATYTGLFTPIRDLFAGTQEARSRGYKPGRFSFNVKGGRCEACQGDGLIKVEMHFLADVYVTCDVCQGRRYNRETLEVTYKGKNIHEVLDMTVEDAAVFFEAVPVIHRKLETLMAVGLSYIRLGQSATTLSGGEAQRVKLSRELSKRDTGSTLYILDEPTTGLHFEDIAQLLDVLHSLRDRGNTVVVIEHNLDVIKTADWIVDLGPEGGSGGGMIVAEGTPESVAINKASHTGRFLKPLLAKL encoded by the coding sequence ATGAGTCACATTCACATCCAGGGTGCGAAAACCCACAATTTAAAAAATATCAGTTTAAGCATTCCTCGCGATAAATTGGTTGTGATCACAGGGCTATCTGGTTCAGGTAAATCCTCATTGGCGTTTGACACTTTGTACGCCGAAGGCCAGCGTCGTTATGTGGAATCTTTGTCGTCTTACGCTCGCCAGTTTTTATCGATGATGGAAAAGCCGGATGTCGAGCAAATCGAAGGCTTGTCGCCAGCGATATCTATTGAGCAAAAATCCACTTCGCACAATCCGCGCTCCACGGTGGGCACAGTTACCGAAATTTATGATTACTTGCGTTTATTGTATGCGCGTGTGGGCGTGCCACGCTGCCCTGTGCACGATGAACCCTTAGAGGCGCAAACGATCAGTCAAATGGTCGATACGGTGTTGGGCCTGCCTGAAGACACGAAGCTCATGTTGCTCGCCCCTGTGGTGCAAAACCGCAAAGGTGAGCACGTGAAGTTATTTCAAGAATTGCAAGCCAAAGGTTTTGTGCGTGCGCGTGTGAATGGTGAGGTGTATGAGCTGGATGATGTGCCAAGCTTAGACCTTCGCAAAAAACATAACATTGAAGTGGTCGTCGATCGTTTAAAAGTCCGACCGGATTTGCAGCAACGTTTAGCCGAGTCGTTTGAAACCACGGTTGAGTTGGGTCAAGGTTTGGCAAAAGTGTTGTTGATGGATGATAACAGAGAGCTCTTGTTTTCAGCCAAATATGCTTGTCCGCATTGTGGTTATAGTTTAACAGAGCTTGAGCCGCGTTTGTTTTCATTCAATAGCCCTGCGGGTGCGTGTGAAACCTGCGATGGTTTGGGCGTAGAGCAAGTGTTTGACGAGTCGCGTGTGGTGCACGATGAAAATTTAAGCTTAGCGGGCGGCGCGATTCGTGGTTGGGATCGTAAAAATGTGTATTACTACGGCTTGTTGTCGTCTTTGGCCGCGCATTACGGTTTTGATATGACAGTGCCGTATAAAAAATTGCCGCAGAAAATTAAAGACGTGATTTTGTTCGGTAGTGGCGATGAAAAGATTGCTTTATCGTTTGATTCAAAAACGATACGTGATCGTAAGTCAAAGTATGAAGGTGTGATCCCGAATATGTATCGTCGCTACCACGAATCTGACTCTATTGCGGTGCGTGAAGAGCTTGCGAAGTACTTGATTTCTCGCGCTTGCGACACCTGCGGTGGCGCGCGCTTGAATCAAGCGGCTAGGCATGTGTTTGTCGGAAAACTACCGCTGCACCATTTAAGTGCTTTATCGGTGAGAGACGCGCAGCTTTATTGCCAGTCGCTCGCGCTGACCGGTCACCGAAAAGAAATCGCCAGCCGCATTTTAAAAGAAATTGAAGCGCGCTTGGGTTTTCTAATTGATGTGGGGTTGGATTATTTAACACTGGATCGCAGTGCGGAGACCTTATCCGGTGGTGAGGCGCAGCGTATCCGTTTAGCCAGCCAAATTGGTTCAGGCTTAGTGGGCGTGATGTATATTCTCGATGAGCCTTCCATTGGGTTGCATCAGCGCGATAATGAACGCTTGTTAAAAACCTTGCTGTACTTGCGTGATTTGGGCAACACGGTGATTGTGGTTGAACATGATGAGGATGCGATTCGTGCTGCTGATTACATCATTGATATTGGGCCGCGCGCGGGCGTTCACGGCGGTGAAGTGGTCGCTTGTGGCAGTTTGGATGATATTAAAAAAGCCAAGCGCTCGCTGACTGGCGAATATTTATCCGGCAAGCGGAAAATTGAGGTGCCTAAAAGGCGCACGCCGGTGGTGAGCAATCGCCAGTTAACCATTAAAAATGCACGAGAAAATAATTTACAAAATGTTACGGTAAATATTCCGATCGGCTTATTAACCTGTGTCACGGGTGTGTCAGGTTCGGGTAAGTCGAGCTTGATTAACGATACTTTGTACCCGCGTGCAGCCTTTGAGCTCAATCGTGCGAGTGCGTTAAACATGGGGGCGCACGACGGGGTGGATGGTTTATACATGCTCGATAAAGTCGTGGACATCGATCAGAGTCCGATCGGTCGTACACCGCGTTCCAATCCGGCAACGTACACTGGTTTGTTCACACCGATTCGTGATTTGTTTGCGGGTACACAAGAAGCACGTTCTCGCGGCTATAAGCCTGGGCGTTTTAGCTTTAACGTTAAAGGTGGGCGTTGTGAAGCTTGCCAGGGTGATGGCTTGATTAAAGTCGAAATGCATTTCTTAGCGGATGTGTACGTGACCTGTGATGTTTGCCAGGGCCGTCGCTATAATCGCGAAACCTTAGAGGTGACCTACAAAGGCAAAAACATTCATGAAGTTTTGGATATGACAGTGGAAGATGCGGCCGTGTTTTTTGAGGCCGTGCCGGTGATTCACCGAAAGCTTGAAACCTTGATGGCGGTCGGCTTATCGTATATTCGCTTAGGGCAAAGTGCGACAACGCTCTCGGGCGGTGAAGCACAGCGCGTGAAACTTTCGCGTGAGTTATCGAAGCGCGATACCGGCAGTACCTTGTACATTCTGGATGAGCCAACCACTGGCTTACATTTTGAAGACATCGCTCAGCTTTTGGATGTATTACACAGCTTGCGTGATCGTGGCAACACGGTGGTGGTGATTGAGCATAATCTCGATGTGATTAAAACCGCGGATTGGATTGTGGATTTGGGTCCTGAAGGTGGCAGTGGCGGCGGTATGATCGTGGCTGAAGGCACGCCAGAATCAGTGGCTATAAACAAAGCTTCGCATACGGGACGGTTTTTAAAGCCTTTGCTTGCCAAGCTGTAA